tacaaGGAAGAAAGATAAGGATCGTTGGAGTTAAAATTGAAAATCATGTTTTAAATcactaaaaattaatattttataatatttataagtaATTCACTCGAACACTATTGGACTTGGTTTAAGAATGTAATTAAGCTATAGTCAATAAACAGCAAGCATGCACATACACTATATGACTAATTTATTATTATCCTACGCAGGGCACCGTTGTTCAAAATCTGCACCGTTGAGAGATCATCATGCTTATTTTGCTAGTAACTAAACAAATTCCTAAGCCCGATGATTATCTTAGTGCCCCCAAAAAATAATCCAATTTTTATATGTTTGTGGCCTACAAGGTTTTGAATGTAGAATGTTACTCCAAAAGGTCTTTAGGGCTTATATAATCACACCCTTCCCCCTTTTTTGGTTTTTGACACTCATGATCAATAATCAACATTTTCCCACTTTATATAAAACAAATTACAAGCTCCTTTTTCCCTTCCCAATTCAAGTCATATTtgaatttaaataatttaaacataTTTGTTTGCTTAACACATTgatttatttgatttttattttgattaatcATTTTAAGTTGTTGATTAATCTGTAACAGAAATGAATCTGTAACGATTTCTGTAACGATGTTATCTAAAATGAATAATTGCGATTTCCGATTTTAtcaataacaaaaataaaatcgaTGCACTGCTTGAGTTCTTGTATCAGTGGGCGAAGTCATTGGGTAATGGATGGgattagaaaaaaaaatattactaTTGTTATTAAATGATTACATATACAAACATTGTCAGCTTTTTGAAAAAGAATTTCACACTACTCCCCACCTGCACACTCACTCTTTTTCCACAACTTTCACTCTTCTCCTCGCTCTGCAAAACCCCTCTTTgtttctttcttcttctcattCCATGGCAGTTCCAAAGCTTTTATCTTTCTGCATTTTCATCTTCACAACAACCACCATCTTTCCCATTTTACCCCTCTCTTCTTCCTTGGAAACTGAGcttcttttaaccaaaatcaAACCCTCTTTACAAGGACCCTCAGACAACATTCTTCTATCTTCTTGGAACACATCTGTGCCTCTTTGTCAATGGAAAGGTCTAAAATGGGTTTTCACAAATGGGTCTTCTCTCATTTGCTCTGACTTAGCTTCTCCACAGTGGACTAATTTGAGTCTTTTTAAAGACCCTTTTGTTCATGTTGCTTCTATTCAGCTTCCTTCAGCTGGGCTTTTTGGGAAACTTGCTAGAGAACTTGGTGAGCTTTCTAATTTACAAAGTTTGTATCTTGGTGTTAATCATCTTGTTGGAGATATTCCTCTTGAACTTGGTTATAGTAGTTCTTTATCAGATATTGATTTAGGGGATAATTTGTTGAATGGTTCTTTACCAACTTCGATCTGGAATCTTTGTGATCGTCTCGTTTCGTTTCGTGTTCATGCTAATTTTTTGTCTGGGGGAGTTCCTCAACCTGCATTGCCTAATGCTAGTTGTGATAGTTTAGAGGTTCTTGATTTGGGGCATAATATGTTTTCGGGTGATGTTCCGGAGTTTTTAACTAGGTTTCGCAGTCTTAAAGAGCTTGATCTTGGGAGTAATATGTTTTCTGGGTCCATTCCGGAGGGGATTGTTGGATTAAGTTTAGAAAAATTGAATCTTTCTTATAATAATTTTAGTGGAGTTGTGCCAAATATTGAGGGATCGAAGTTTGGGGGGAATGTGTTTGAAGGGAACAGTCCGGGGCTTTGTGGGGGTCCTTTGAAGGGTTGTACTGGTAGTTCTGGATTGAGTTCTGGTGCGATTGCTGGGATTGTGATTGGTTTGATGGCTGGAGTTGTTGTTTTAGCTTCGCTGTTAATTGGGTATGTGCAAGGGAAGAAGAGGAGAaataatgatgatgatgagtaTGAATTGGAGGAGGGAGAGGATGATGAAAATGGTGGCGGTGAAGGAAAGCTGATTTTGTTTCAGGGTGGTGAAAATTTGACTTTAGAAGATGTTTTAAATGCAACTGGACAAGTCATGGAAAAGACGAGCTATGGGACTGTTTATAAGGCGAAGCTTGCTGACGGAGGAACCATTGTCTTGAGGCTTTTGAGAGATGGTAGTTGTAAGGACAGAAGTTCATGCTTGCAGGTGATCAAGCAGTTGGGCCGCGTTCGACATGAGAATTTGATTCCGCTGAGAGCTTTCTATCAGGGAAAGAGAGGGGAGAAGCTTCTTATTTATGATTATCTGCCTAATCGAAATCTTTTTGATCTCTTACATGGTTAGTACATTCACCGACTTGATTAAGTTCTTAAGATAATGCAACCTTCTTTTAAGTATAGGGCCTATGTgattatttattttgataaaaattGAACTTGTAGTTACTGTACATTTGTAAATTGTAAATGCTACTACTACGCAACACAAGCCTATTTAGCTAAGAACTTTATCTATCGCCTACACTTTGAATCCTTTTATAGTTGAGCATGATTGTGCTGAAACATTTCCATGTAAATGTTGAATGGAGCAATAGATAGTGGAAAAGTACATCTAGCACCATAAAGCTGTCTTTATTCTTAGGGACCACAATGATATCACAAGCATCAGAGCTAATGGAGACTCATGAGCTTGTGTTTCAGACCTCTTTTAGAAGGCTGATTATAGTGCAACCTGATGAGAAAAAGTCTATCCAGATATCTGACAGACAATATAATGAACCTAGGATGGTGTATGTAGGCATTTATATTCTGGTCATCACTCATCAGGCCCACTGTCACCTAAAATTTTGAGATTTTTTCCTTATCTCTACTTTTTCTGCAATTATTCAACCTAAATTCAATACTATATAGTTTTAGCTTCACTTAGTTTACATTGACTTGTGATTAACAAATACCAACCCCTAATATCAATCTGTTTGTCCTGTGGAACCAGAAACGAGGGTTGGAAAGCCGGTATTGAATTGGGCAAAA
This sequence is a window from Apium graveolens cultivar Ventura chromosome 9, ASM990537v1, whole genome shotgun sequence. Protein-coding genes within it:
- the LOC141687190 gene encoding putative kinase-like protein TMKL1, coding for MAVPKLLSFCIFIFTTTTIFPILPLSSSLETELLLTKIKPSLQGPSDNILLSSWNTSVPLCQWKGLKWVFTNGSSLICSDLASPQWTNLSLFKDPFVHVASIQLPSAGLFGKLARELGELSNLQSLYLGVNHLVGDIPLELGYSSSLSDIDLGDNLLNGSLPTSIWNLCDRLVSFRVHANFLSGGVPQPALPNASCDSLEVLDLGHNMFSGDVPEFLTRFRSLKELDLGSNMFSGSIPEGIVGLSLEKLNLSYNNFSGVVPNIEGSKFGGNVFEGNSPGLCGGPLKGCTGSSGLSSGAIAGIVIGLMAGVVVLASLLIGYVQGKKRRNNDDDEYELEEGEDDENGGGEGKLILFQGGENLTLEDVLNATGQVMEKTSYGTVYKAKLADGGTIVLRLLRDGSCKDRSSCLQVIKQLGRVRHENLIPLRAFYQGKRGEKLLIYDYLPNRNLFDLLHETRVGKPVLNWAKRHKIALGIARGLAHLHTSLETPITHGNVRSKNVLVDDFFVARLTEFGLDKLMIPNVADEIVALSKAEGCKAPELQRMKKCNSRTDVYAFGILLLEILLGKKPGKARSGSYIDLPSLVKEAVLEETTMEVFDVEVLKGIRSPMEDGLVQALKLAMGCCAPVASVRPTMDEVVKQLEENRPRNRSALYSPTETRSEIGTPF